GAGGTCGCCGACCAAAGCTCGGCGCCGACATCGTGGTGCTCGGCCAGGAGGCGCCGGGCCTCGCTGGCGGCCAGCCACGCCGTCCCGGAGAAGAGGATCGTCGCCCGGCGCGAGGGCCCGTCGGGGGCGTCCTCGAAGCGGTAGAGCCCGCGGAGCACGCCTTCGGCGGCGGCGTCGGGCATGGCGGGCATCGCGTAGCTCTCGTTGTAGAGGGTGAGGTAGTAGAGGAGGTCTTCGCCCTCGGTGAACATGCGCCGGCACCCCTCGGCGATGATCGTCGCCACCTCGTAGGCGAAGGCGGGGTCGTAGGCCATCACCGACGGCACGGCGGAGGCCAGCAGCAGGCTGTGTCCGTCCTGGTGCTGGAGGCCCTCGCCGTTGAGGGTGGTGCGCCCGGCGGTGGCGCCGAGCATGAAGCCGCGGGCCCGCTGGTCGGCGGCGGCCCAGATGAGATCCATCGTCCGCTGGAAGCCGAACATCGAATAGAAGGTGTAGAAGGGGATCATCGCCTTGCCGTGGGTGGCGTAGGCGGTGCCGGCGGCGATGAGGCTGGCCATCGAGCCGGCTTCGGTGATGCCCTCCTGGAGGATCTGGCCCTGCTGGCTCTCGCGGTAGGTCAGCAGCAGGTCGGCGTCGACCGCCTCGTACTGCTGGCCGTGGGCGGCGTAGATGCCGATCTCGCGGAAGAGGCCGTCGAGGCCGAAGGTCCGGGCCTCGTCCGGGATGATCGGCACCACGCGCTCACCCACCTGCTCGTCGCGCACGAGGTTGCGCAGCATGCGGGCGAAGACCATGGTCGTCGAGACCTCGGTGCCGTTGGAGCCCTTGCGGAACTCGGCGAAGACCTCGTCGGACGGCACCGCGAGGCCGCCCGGCTGGCGGACGACCCGCTTGGGCAGCGAACCGTCGAGCGCGCGGCGCCGGTCGAGCATGTACTCCAGCTCGGTCGAGCCCTCGGGCGGACGGAAGTACGGCATCTCGCCGTCGGCGATCGCCTCGTCGGGCACCTCGTCCTGCATGTAGAGGCGGTCGCGGAACGCCGCGATCTGCTCGCCCGCCATCTTCTTGATCTGGTGGGTGGCGTTGCGGCCCTCCACGTCGGGGCCGAGCGTCCAGCCCTTGATGGTCTTGGCCAGGATCACGGTGGGGCTGCCCTCGTGCTCGACGGCCGCCTTGTAGGCGGCGTAGAGCTTCTTGTAGTCGTGGCCGCCGCGGGGGAGGGTGCGCAGCTCGTCGTCGGAGAGGTGCTCGACGATCTTGCGCAGCCTCGGGTCGGGCCCGAAGAAGTGCTCCCGGATGTAGGCGCCGGACTCGACGGAGTACTTCTGGAACTGCCCGTCGAGCGTCTCGTTCATCCGGTTGAGCAGGACACCGTCGACGTCGCGGGCGAGGAGCTCATCCCACTTGGTGCCCCACACCACCTTGATGACGTTCCAGCCCGCCCCCCGGAACACGGCCTCGAGCTCCTGGATGATCTTGCCGTTGCCGCGCACCGGGCCGTCGAGGCGCTGCAGGTTGCAGTTCACGACGAAGATCAGGTTGTCGAGGGTCTCGCGCGCCGCGATCGACAGGGCGCCGAGGCTCTCGGGCTCGTCGCACTCGCCGTCGCCGACGAAGCACCACACCTTCGAGGCGCTGGTGTCGGCGATGCGGCGGTTGTGGAGGTAGCGGTTGAAGCGGGCCTGGTAGATGGCGGTGATGGGGCCGAGGCCCATCGAAACGGTGGGGAACTCCCAGAGCTCCGGCATGAGGCGCGGGTGGGGGTAGCTCGAGAGGCCGTTGCCGCCGACCTCCTGGCGGAACCCGTCGAGGCGCTCCTCGCTCAGGTGCCCCTCGAGGTAGGCGCGCGCGTAGATCCCCGGCGAGGCGTGGCCCTGGAAGTAGATCTGGTCGCCGGCGAGGCCGTCGTCCTTGCCGCGGAAGAAGTGGTTGAAGCCGACCTCGTAGAGCGCTGCCGACGACGCGAAGGTGGCGAGGTGGCCACCGATGCCCTCCGACGTCTTGTTGGCCCGCACCACCATCGCCGCCGCGTTCCAGCGGATGTACGCCCGGATGCGTCGCTCGATGTGCTCGTCGCCCGGGAACCATGCCTGGACCTCGGGCGGGATCGTGTTCACGTACGGCGAGGACACGCTCGCCGGGTAGCCGACCTGGAGCTGGCGGGCCCGTTCGAGCAGGCGTGCCACCAGGAAGCGAGCGCGGCTCTTCCCGTGGGTGTCGACCACCGCATCGAAGCTGTCGAGCCACTCCCCGGTCTCCGTGGGATCGATGTCCGGGAGCTGGTGGACGAAGCCGTCGAAGATCATGGCTCCATGCTCGCAGCCCGACGTGGCCTTCGTGCGGGTGGTCGTCGGGTCGCGACCGGAGCGCACGCCCCGGGGCGCCGGTGGCACGGGCCATGCTTGGGGCGTGACGACCGAGGCGTACACCGACGGGGCGTGCCTGGGGAACCCGGGGCCGGGCGGCTGGGCATGGGTGGTCGACGGCGGCCCCTACGCCAGCGGAGCCGAGGCCCGGTCGACCAACCAGCGCATGGAGATCGCCGCCGCCCTCGAGGCGGTGCGGGCCATCTCGG
This sequence is a window from Acidimicrobiales bacterium. Protein-coding genes within it:
- the aceE gene encoding pyruvate dehydrogenase (acetyl-transferring), homodimeric type, with product MIFDGFVHQLPDIDPTETGEWLDSFDAVVDTHGKSRARFLVARLLERARQLQVGYPASVSSPYVNTIPPEVQAWFPGDEHIERRIRAYIRWNAAAMVVRANKTSEGIGGHLATFASSAALYEVGFNHFFRGKDDGLAGDQIYFQGHASPGIYARAYLEGHLSEERLDGFRQEVGGNGLSSYPHPRLMPELWEFPTVSMGLGPITAIYQARFNRYLHNRRIADTSASKVWCFVGDGECDEPESLGALSIAARETLDNLIFVVNCNLQRLDGPVRGNGKIIQELEAVFRGAGWNVIKVVWGTKWDELLARDVDGVLLNRMNETLDGQFQKYSVESGAYIREHFFGPDPRLRKIVEHLSDDELRTLPRGGHDYKKLYAAYKAAVEHEGSPTVILAKTIKGWTLGPDVEGRNATHQIKKMAGEQIAAFRDRLYMQDEVPDEAIADGEMPYFRPPEGSTELEYMLDRRRALDGSLPKRVVRQPGGLAVPSDEVFAEFRKGSNGTEVSTTMVFARMLRNLVRDEQVGERVVPIIPDEARTFGLDGLFREIGIYAAHGQQYEAVDADLLLTYRESQQGQILQEGITEAGSMASLIAAGTAYATHGKAMIPFYTFYSMFGFQRTMDLIWAAADQRARGFMLGATAGRTTLNGEGLQHQDGHSLLLASAVPSVMAYDPAFAYEVATIIAEGCRRMFTEGEDLLYYLTLYNESYAMPAMPDAAAEGVLRGLYRFEDAPDGPSRRATILFSGTAWLAASEARRLLAEHHDVGAELWSATSYKSLREDALDADRWNRLHPSQPAREPYVAVALSDAAGPFVAVTDFMKAVADQVARWIPGTFVPLGTDGFGRSDTREALRRHFEVDAPAVVVATLWALARDGVIKTTEVDDAIARYDLDPETVDPRLA